The Pseudomonadota bacterium genome segment TTCAGGGCGCCCATCTTCGAGGCGATTGCGGATGAGCTCGGCGCAAGCCAGGAGGCAGACCGCTTCAGGCAGCGCGCCGAGATGGACGGGCGCATCGCCGACGTTCTGGACATCCGTCTATGATCCGGCTAGAAGCGCCGTAGGGTGCGAATCGCGGCGGGCTTGAAAGCCGCAGCCAAAGGAGGTCTCTCATGAGGATGGGATGGACCGAGATCCTTGTAATACTGGCGCTCGTGCTGCTCCTCTTCGGCGCGAGGAGGCTGCCCGACCTCGCGCGTTCTCTCGGCAGGAGCCTCAGGCAATTCAAGAAGGGGATGAAGGAGATCGAGTCTGATACCACGGACGAGAGCTGATGCGAGAGCAGGAACTCACATCCCACCTGGACGCGCTTCGCACGTGCATCATAAGGGCGCTGGTCGGGCTGGCCGCGGGCACGGTCGTATCGTTTTTCCTCGTCCCTGAAATCCTGTACGCCCTGGCCATGCCGTATCTGAAATATGCCGATTCAATAGGCATCGGGCAGTCCTCGCTCATATCGCTTTCGCCTTCGGACACATTTCAGATGTCGCTCATGATCGCACTCCTTGGCGGCATCGGACTTTCGCTGCCGTGGATCCTCTATCAAGCCTGGAGGTTCGTTTCCCCCGGCCTGTACTCAAATGAGCGCAGGTGCCTGCTGGCGCTCGCAGTGCCGGCGACGGTTTTTTTCGCGATCGGCGCTGTGTTTTCGTATTTCGTGGTCCTGCCTGCGATGGTCTCGTTTTTCCACGGCTACTCGACCGGCCTGGGTTTCGCGCC includes the following:
- the tatA gene encoding twin-arginine translocase TatA/TatE family subunit: MRMGWTEILVILALVLLLFGARRLPDLARSLGRSLRQFKKGMKEIESDTTDES
- the tatC gene encoding twin-arginine translocase subunit TatC; protein product: MREQELTSHLDALRTCIIRALVGLAAGTVVSFFLVPEILYALAMPYLKYADSIGIGQSSLISLSPSDTFQMSLMIALLGGIGLSLPWILYQAWRFVSPGLYSNERRCLLALAVPATVFFAIGAVFSYFVVLPAMVSFFHGYSTGLGFAPYWSASSYFEFSAMVIFLFGAAFEMPIVVVGLAWLGIVSPGLLTKYRRHAFVTIFIFAAIITPPDVISQLMMALPMVALYEISILAARVLCSRRKGQAPSIIGLDKGPN